Proteins from a genomic interval of Rosa chinensis cultivar Old Blush chromosome 2, RchiOBHm-V2, whole genome shotgun sequence:
- the LOC112189368 gene encoding mogroside IE synthase — protein sequence MEMEKKQMEMTMGNGNGAAAEAQPQPQPQPQSHVLVFPFPVQGHMNPMVQFAKRLVSKGLKVTVVTTISAMHRFQAAPERLNSFGFDLELISDGSEFVHTPESIDESTERFTRVTTQTLADLITRIKNKSKSKKKNGTSTPHSDDHDDDASSSYPELKFLVYHSGMPWALDIARQHGIDGAPFFTNSSSVVAIYEHFLQGALKIPSENDRSTTTLSLPSMPPLGFADLPSFLCDVDSYPAYLELTLSQYSNIGTLKWLFICTFEKLEEEVVKWMINQEWPVRTIGPTVPSMFLDKRLEDDKEYSLSMFKPNVETYMEWLDSRESSSVVYASFGSLANLKKEQIEELAWGLRDMNYNFMWAVRESEMEKLPGNFLEETSEKGLVVNWCPQLQVLAHKAVRCFVTHCGWNSVLEALSFGVPMVTMPHWADQATNAKFVEDVWKAGVRVKKNEKGIATKQEIAKCIKQVMEEEKGMKMRKASLRWKELAKEAVDEGGSSDKNIEEFVAEVKLI from the exons atggaaatggagaagaaaCAAATGGAAATGACAATGGGAAACGGCAATGGTGCAGCGGCTGAAGCTCAACCGCAACCGCAACCTCAACCTCAAAGTCACGTCCTGGTATTCCCCTTTCCTGTTCAGGGTCACATGAACCCAATGGTCCAATTCGCCAAGCGCCTCGTCTCCAAGGGTCTCAAGGTCACAGTAGTCACTACCATCTCTGCTATGCACCGGTTCCAAGCAGCACCCGAACGACTAAACTCTTTCGGATTCGACCTCGAACTAATTTCCGACGGCTCCGAATTTGTTCATACACCCGAATCCATTGACGAATCCACTGAGCGTTTCACAAGGGTGACAACACAGACTTTAGCCGACCTCATCACCAGGATCAAGAACAAGAGCAAGAGCAAGAAAAAGAATGGTACCAGTACTCCTCATAGCGATGATCATGATGATGATGCCAGCAGCAGCTACCCGGAACTGAAATTCTTGGTGTACCACTCCGGTATGCCGTGGGCTTTAGATATAGCGCGACAGCACGGCATAGATGGAGCTCCATTCTTCACAAACTCATCTTCAGTCGTAGCCATCTACGAACACTTCCTTCAAGGAGCACTAAAGATTCCCTCAGAAAATGATCGGTCCACTACAACATTATCACTGCCTTCTATGCCACCTCTAGGTTTCGCTGATCTACCCTCATTTCTTTGTGATGTTGACTCCTACCCAGCTTATCTTGAACTTACTCTCAGTCAATACTCCAATATCGGAACACTAAAATGGCTCTTCATTTGCACTTTTGAAAAGTTGGAAGAGGAG GTAGTGAAATGGATGATAAATCAAGAGTGGCCGGTCAGGACCATAGGACCAACGGTTCCATCTATGTTTTTGGACAAACggttggaggatgacaaggaaTATAGCCTCAGTATGTTCAAACCTAATGTGGAGACTTATATGGAGTGGCTAGACTCTAGAGAATCTAGCTCCGTCGTTTATGCATCATTTGGAAGCTTGGCCAATCTCAAAAAGGAGCAGATAGAGGAGCTAGCATGGGGACTGAGGGATATGAACTACAACTTCATGTGGGCAGTTAGAGAATCAGAAATGGAAAAACTTCCTGGTAATTTCTTAGAGGAGACATCAGAGAAGGGTTTGGTTGTGAACTGGTGCCCTCAGCTACAAGTTTTGGCTCACAAAGCTGTGCGATGCTTTGTTACTCATTGCGGATGGAATTCCGTTCTCGAAGCATTGAGCTTTGGAGTACCGATGGTGACAATGCCACATTGGGCTGATCAAGCAACTAATGCCAAATTTGTTGAGGATGTATGGAAAGCAGGAGTCAGAGTGAAGAAGAATGAGAAGGGTATTGCTACAAAACAAGAAATAGCAAAGTGTATTAAGCAAGTTATGGAAGAGGAGAAAGGGATGAAGATGAGAAAAGCTTCATTAAGGTGGAAAGAACTAGCTAAAGAGGCAGTCGATGAAGGGGGTAGTTCTGATAAGAACATTGAAGAATTTGTTGCAGAAGTTAAGTTAATTTGA
- the LOC112190026 gene encoding UDP-glycosyltransferase 74F2, with translation MYKQISYNYKSLERAKEREAMASSGYRAHVLAIPYPSQGHINPLLQFSKRLASSKGLKVTLANTIFIANSLNLPKSAGYVQLETISDGYDDGGFALAESIAVYLSRLEAEGSKSVAEIITRHKSTPNPIDCIIYDPFLPWALDVAKQFGLATAAFFTQTCTVNYTYYLEHHHGLIRNPASSPNNLPLGLHILEPQDMPSFFSVPGSYPAYFEMVLNQFSNTDKADFIFANTFYKLEEEVVDSMSQVCPMLTIGPTIPSKYLDNSIRDNKEYGLHLFEIDSACTDWLNTKPAGSVVYVAFGSMANLSDKQMQELALGLKATDFHFLWVVRDSEEAKLPEKFKEEMAEKGLLVNWSPQLEVLSHEAVGCFFTHGGWNSTIEALSLGMPMVVMPQWTDQPTNSKLVEGLWKVGIRVTVDQNSGLVGREEIELCIRKVMGEEGIEMKMNAKKWRELAIEAVSEGGTSDKNIDEFVSKLVIAKPASV, from the exons ATGTATAAACAAATTAGCTATAACTACAAGAGCCTAGAGAGAGCTAAAGAAAGAGAGGCAATGGCAAGCAGTGGCTATAGAGCTCACGTTTTAGCAATTCCTTATCCATCTCAAGGCCACATAAACCCGCTACTCCAATTCTCCAAACGCCTGGCCTCTTCTAAGGGCCTCAAAGTGACCCTGGCCAATACCATCTTCATCGCCAACTCTTTGAACCTACCCAAATCGGCAGGCTACGTCCAACTTGAGACCATATCCGATGGGTATGATGACGGCGGCTTTGCCCTAGCTGAAAGCATCGCCGTCTATCTATCCCGTTTAGAAGCCGAGGGCTCCAAATCCGTAGCTGAGATCATTACAAGGCACAAGTCAACACCAAACCCTATTGACTGCATAATTTATGACCCCTTCTTGCCTTGGGCTTTGGATGTAGCTAAACAATTTGGTCTAGCCACTGCTGCCTTCTTCACTCAAACCTGCACCGTTAATTACACTTACTATCTTGAGCATCATCATGGACTAATTAGGAATCCAGCTTCTTCTCCTAATAATCTTCCTCTCGGACTGCATATTCTTGAGCCTCAAGATATGCCGTCCTTCTTTTCAGTGCCGGGCTCGTATCCAGCTTACTTTGAGATGGTGTTGAACCAATTCTCTAATACCGACAAAGCTGATTTCATTTTCGCCAACACTTTCTACAAGTTAGAGGAAGAG GTGGTGGATTCGATGTCTCAAGTTTGTCCAATGTTGACAATAGGGCCAACAATTCCATCTAAATACTTGGACAATAGCATCAGAGACAACAAGGAGTATGGGCTTCATCTCTTCGAGATAGACTCGGCTTGCACCGACTGGCTCAACACCAAGCCAGCAGGCTCTGTCGTGTACGTAGCCTTTGGTAGTATGGCCAATCTGAGTGACAAGCAAATGCAGGAACTTGCCTTGGGCTTGAAGGCAACCGACTTCCACTTCTTGTGGGTGGTCAGGGATTCCGAAGAGGCAAAGCTTCCGGAAAAGTTCAAAGAAGAGATGGCCGAAAAAGGCTTGTTAGTGAATTGGAGCCCTCAGCTAGAAGTGTTGTCACACGAAGCAGTAGGGTGTTTTTTCACTCACGGTGGGTGGAATTCGACGATTGAAGCATTAAGCTTGGGAATGCCGATGGTTGTAATGCCACAGTGGACCGACCAGCCTACTAATTCCAAATTGGTTGAGGGTCTTTGGAAGGTTGGAATTAGAGTAACGGTTGATCAGAATAGTGGGTTGGTTGGAAGAGAAGAGATTGAGTTGTGCATTAGGAAAGTGATGGGGGAGGAGGGGattgaaatgaaaatgaatGCTAAAAAGTGGAGGGAGCTGGCTATTGAGGCAGTGAGTGAGGGGGGCACCTCGGATAAGAATATTGATGAATTTGTATCGAAGTTGGTAATTGCTAAGCCAGCCAGCGTTTAA